A single Vigna radiata var. radiata cultivar VC1973A chromosome 8, Vradiata_ver6, whole genome shotgun sequence DNA region contains:
- the LOC106771329 gene encoding myb family transcription factor PHL5 isoform X4, with translation MNEYKIDCVGRIQQSYGLNGDLSSEFGNCSSQCFDMASGGFEEESHIGQTKSSSSIISRFESPASAFYATEICMGFPQYDRLVGNPSLISQFSKINDVEFPLYQSPRQNLFLASLANQPAPNFELSNPLQAMLLSHVNSDQCVRSPEKSNKIPSGNFPGSSFLPIEQPKLFIDDAASPSVPCIGNQDQRISFSSQQEMLSPTLSAEATPKAILRLMESDGLTIFHVKSHLQKYRIAKYMPQSTQGKSEKRTNVENVHLDAKTGLQIREALQLQLDVQRRLHEQLEIQRKLQLRIEEQGKQLKMMFDQQQKTSDSNLSTLNLGNTTNNDRPISSKDVQVSVSEGSKRLFIPSNIT, from the exons ATGAACGAGTACAAGATTGATTGTGTTGGACGGATTCAACAAAGCTATGGTCTAAATGGGGATTTGAGTTCAGAGTTTGGCAATTGTTCTAGTCAATGTTTTGATATGGCCAGTGGTGGATTTGAAGAGGAATCACACATAGGCCAAACCAAATCATCTAGCAGCATTATAAGCCGTTTTGAATCACCAGCTTCAGCCTTTTATGCAACAGAAATCTGCATGGGATTCCCACAATATGATAGACTAGTTGGTAACCCCTCTTTGATATCTCAATTCTCTAAGATCAATGATGTGGAATTCCCTTTGTATCAATCTCCAAGGCAAAACCTTTTCTTGGCTTCATTGGCAAACCAACCTGCCCCTAACTTTGAGTTGTCAAATCCCTTGCAAGCAATGCTCTTATCCCATGTGAATAGTGATCAATGTGTTAGATCTCCTGAAAAGTCTAATAAAATCCCATCTGGGAATTTCCCTGGCAGCAGTTTTCTTCCAATTGAACAACCCAAGTTGTTcattgatgatgctgcaagccCTTCGGTTCCTTGTATAGGAAATCAGGATCAAAGA ATTAGCTTCTCTTCTCAGCAAGAGATGCTGTCACCAACACTCTCAGCAG AAGCAACGCCAAAAGCTATATTAAGGCTGATGGAATCAGATGGATTGACCATTTTCCATGTCAAAAGTCATCTGCAGAAATATAGAATTGCCAAATACATGCCACaatcaactcaag GGAAATCTGAGAAACGAACCAATGTAGAGAATGTGCATCTTGATGCCAAAAC TGGCTTGCAAATCAGAGAGGCACTTCAGTTGCAGCTAGATGTTCAGAGGCGCCTTCATGAACAACTAGAG ATTCAGAGAAAACTACAGTTGAGGATTGAGGAACAAGGTAAGCAGCTGAAAATGATGTTTGACCAACAGCAGAAGACAAGTGACAGCAACTTGAGTACTCTGAATTTGGGCAATACAACTAATAATGATAGACCTATTAGTTCTAAAGATGTTCAGGTTTCAGTTTCCGAAGGATCTAAAAGATTATTTATTCCTTCCAACATAACTTAG
- the LOC106771329 gene encoding myb family transcription factor PHL5 isoform X1 → MNEYKIDCVGRIQQSYGLNGDLSSEFGNCSSQCFDMASGGFEEESHIGQTKSSSSIISRFESPASAFYATEICMGFPQYDRLVGNPSLISQFSKINDVEFPLYQSPRQNLFLASLANQPAPNFELSNPLQAMLLSHVNSDQCVRSPEKSNKIPSGNFPGSSFLPIEQPKLFIDDAASPSVPCIGNQDQRDCCGSYNLPAAQISFSSQQEMLSPTLSAGSLLTSSGNSSSNGPVVSSKTRIRWTQELHEKFVECVNRLGGAEKATPKAILRLMESDGLTIFHVKSHLQKYRIAKYMPQSTQGKSEKRTNVENVHLDAKTGLQIREALQLQLDVQRRLHEQLEIQRKLQLRIEEQGKQLKMMFDQQQKTSDSNLSTLNLGNTTNNDRPISSKDVQVSVSEGSKRLFIPSNIT, encoded by the exons ATGAACGAGTACAAGATTGATTGTGTTGGACGGATTCAACAAAGCTATGGTCTAAATGGGGATTTGAGTTCAGAGTTTGGCAATTGTTCTAGTCAATGTTTTGATATGGCCAGTGGTGGATTTGAAGAGGAATCACACATAGGCCAAACCAAATCATCTAGCAGCATTATAAGCCGTTTTGAATCACCAGCTTCAGCCTTTTATGCAACAGAAATCTGCATGGGATTCCCACAATATGATAGACTAGTTGGTAACCCCTCTTTGATATCTCAATTCTCTAAGATCAATGATGTGGAATTCCCTTTGTATCAATCTCCAAGGCAAAACCTTTTCTTGGCTTCATTGGCAAACCAACCTGCCCCTAACTTTGAGTTGTCAAATCCCTTGCAAGCAATGCTCTTATCCCATGTGAATAGTGATCAATGTGTTAGATCTCCTGAAAAGTCTAATAAAATCCCATCTGGGAATTTCCCTGGCAGCAGTTTTCTTCCAATTGAACAACCCAAGTTGTTcattgatgatgctgcaagccCTTCGGTTCCTTGTATAGGAAATCAGGATCAAAGA GATTGTTGTGGCTCATACAATTTACCTGCTGCACAGATTAGCTTCTCTTCTCAGCAAGAGATGCTGTCACCAACACTCTCAGCAGGTAGTTTGCTAACTTCTTCTGGAAACTCTTCTTCAAATGGACCAGTAGTCTCAAGTAAAACAAGAATAAGATGGACTCAGGAACTTCATGAGAAGTTTGTTGAGTGTGTGAATCGCCTTGGAGGTGCTGAGA AAGCAACGCCAAAAGCTATATTAAGGCTGATGGAATCAGATGGATTGACCATTTTCCATGTCAAAAGTCATCTGCAGAAATATAGAATTGCCAAATACATGCCACaatcaactcaag GGAAATCTGAGAAACGAACCAATGTAGAGAATGTGCATCTTGATGCCAAAAC TGGCTTGCAAATCAGAGAGGCACTTCAGTTGCAGCTAGATGTTCAGAGGCGCCTTCATGAACAACTAGAG ATTCAGAGAAAACTACAGTTGAGGATTGAGGAACAAGGTAAGCAGCTGAAAATGATGTTTGACCAACAGCAGAAGACAAGTGACAGCAACTTGAGTACTCTGAATTTGGGCAATACAACTAATAATGATAGACCTATTAGTTCTAAAGATGTTCAGGTTTCAGTTTCCGAAGGATCTAAAAGATTATTTATTCCTTCCAACATAACTTAG
- the LOC106772814 gene encoding uncharacterized protein LOC106772814, producing the protein MGTAEQILERIASSHFRRPLLHLVSSQDAKGRYLSQCVPLHKAALKGDWKEASKILEQDWELLTSAITKGWATVLHIAVGANHLHFVEELLKLMQPHDLELQDFKGNTAFCFAAAVGNVQIAQIMERKNESLPTIRGGGDFTPLHLAVLLARTEMAWHLFPKTKQIFQEVDWTTLFFLSINCGLYDLALEMLKEKDTLAYARGDDNLTGLHVLARTPGCGCQTPRCRKHLLPFYKDTPILKLVKRMWEIVVSLDDQMMMDILSEPSQVIFIAAEVGNFEFLSVVLSTYPDLIWELDTMDRSVIHIAVLHRHASIFNLIHEIGPIKEFILTFKDDQGNNLLHYAAKQAPPDQLNMVSGAALQMMLELSWFEEVKKIMPLSSIEEPNSLGIIPRQVFTAEHEELLEKGESWMKRTAKSCMVVSTLITTGVFTAAFSVPGGTNDDNGGSPYHLQEAAFLVFGLSDSIALISSSTSILIFLSILVSRYAEDDFLMSLPLKLMSGLLALLISIISMMVAFSSAFFITYYNGVNWVPNLISAIAFVPIPVFIFLQFPLWSDIVYSAYICSFLFRPSRRMIH; encoded by the exons ATGGGTACAGCAGAACAAATACTTGAGAGAATTGCTTCATCACACTTTAGGAGACCTCTCCTTCATCTAGTCTCCTCTC AAGATGCCAAGGGAAGATACCTGAGCCAGTGTGTTCCCCTTCACAAAGCAGCACTGAAAGGTGACTGGAAAGAAGCGAGTAAAATCTTGGAACAAGATTGGGAGCTGCTCACATCCGCCATAACAAAGGGTTGGGCCACAGTCCTCCACATAGCAGTGGGTGCTAACCATCTTCACTTTGTGGAGGAGCTACTAAAGTTGATGCAGCCTCATGACTTAGAATTGCAAGACTTCAAGGGTAACACTGCATTCTGCTTTGCTGCAGCAGTAGGGAATGTGCAGATTGCTCAGATCATGGAGAGAAAAAATGAATCCTTGCCAACAATCAGGGGTGGAGGAGATTTCACTCCTCTTCACTTGGCTGTTTTACTCGCAAGAACTGAAATGGCATGGCATCTGTTCCCTAAAaccaaacaaatatttcaaGAGGTCGATTGGACcacacttttctttctttctataaaCTGTGGCCTGTACG ATTTAGCCCTGGAAATGCTAAAGGAGAAGGACACGCTGGCCTATGCCAGAGGTGATGACAACTTGACAGGTTTGCATGTCTTGGCTCGAACTCCTGGTTGTGGTTGCCAAACTCCACGATGTAGAAAACATCTCCTACCTTTCT ATAAGGACACTCCTATTCTCAAACTTGTGAAACGAATGTGGGAAATAGTTGTTTCCCTGGATGACCAAATGATGATGGATATCCTCTCGGAACCATCTCAAGTAATATTTATAGCTGCAGAAGTTGGAAATTTTGAATTTCTGTCCGTGGTCTTGAGTACTTACCCTGATTTGATATGGGAACTAGATACCATGGATCGAAGTGTAATCCACATTGCAGTTCTGCATCGTCATGCTAGTATCTTCAATTTGATACATGAAATAGGCCCTATCAAAGAGTTCATTCTAACTTTCAAAGATGATCAAGGGAACAATTTACTTCATTATGCTGCAAAACAAGCACCACCAGACCAACTTAATATGGTTTCTGGAGCAGCTCTTCAAATGATGCTTGAGCTGTCATGGTTTGAG GAGGTGAAGAAGATAATGCCACTGTCATCCATAGAGGAACCAAATTCTTTGGGCATTATTCCTAGGCAAGTATTCACTGCGGAGCATGAAGAATTGCTGGAGAAAGGAGAGTCTTGGATGAAGAGAACTGCAAAGTCATGCATGGTTGTTTCAACTCTGATTACTACTGGAGTTTTCACTGCTGCATTCAGTGTTCCAGGTGGTACCAATGATGATAATGGTGGAAGTCCATATCACTTGCAGGAAGCGGCATTCTTGGTATTTGGATTATCAGATTCCATTGCATTGATCTCATCATCAACTTCGATCTTAATTTTCTTGTCTATCCTAGTCTCTCGATATGCCGAGGATGATTTTCTTATGTCACTGCCCTTAAAACTTATGTCTGGTCTTCTGGCACTGTTGATCTCAATAATTAGCATGATGGTAGCATTCAGTAGTGCCTTCTTTATAACATATTACAATGGCGTAAACTGGGTTCCTAACCTCATTTCTGCAATTGCTTTTGTACCAATACCTGTATTTATATTTCTGCAGTTTCCCCTTTGGTCTGACATTGTCTATTCAGCTTACATCtgtagttttttatttagaCCAAGTAGACGTATGATTCACTAG
- the LOC106771329 gene encoding uncharacterized protein LOC106771329 isoform X2, producing MNEYKIDCVGRIQQSYGLNGDLSSEFGNCSSQCFDMASGGFEEESHIGQTKSSSSIISRFESPASAFYATEICMGFPQYDRLVGNPSLISQFSKINDVEFPLYQSPRQNLFLASLANQPAPNFELSNPLQAMLLSHVNSDQCVRSPEKSNKIPSGNFPGSSFLPIEQPKLFIDDAASPSVPCIGNQDQRISFSSQQEMLSPTLSAGSLLTSSGNSSSNGPVVSSKTRIRWTQELHEKFVECVNRLGGAEKATPKAILRLMESDGLTIFHVKSHLQKYRIAKYMPQSTQGKSEKRTNVENVHLDAKTGLQIREALQLQLDVQRRLHEQLEIQRKLQLRIEEQGKQLKMMFDQQQKTSDSNLSTLNLGNTTNNDRPISSKDVQVSVSEGSKRLFIPSNIT from the exons ATGAACGAGTACAAGATTGATTGTGTTGGACGGATTCAACAAAGCTATGGTCTAAATGGGGATTTGAGTTCAGAGTTTGGCAATTGTTCTAGTCAATGTTTTGATATGGCCAGTGGTGGATTTGAAGAGGAATCACACATAGGCCAAACCAAATCATCTAGCAGCATTATAAGCCGTTTTGAATCACCAGCTTCAGCCTTTTATGCAACAGAAATCTGCATGGGATTCCCACAATATGATAGACTAGTTGGTAACCCCTCTTTGATATCTCAATTCTCTAAGATCAATGATGTGGAATTCCCTTTGTATCAATCTCCAAGGCAAAACCTTTTCTTGGCTTCATTGGCAAACCAACCTGCCCCTAACTTTGAGTTGTCAAATCCCTTGCAAGCAATGCTCTTATCCCATGTGAATAGTGATCAATGTGTTAGATCTCCTGAAAAGTCTAATAAAATCCCATCTGGGAATTTCCCTGGCAGCAGTTTTCTTCCAATTGAACAACCCAAGTTGTTcattgatgatgctgcaagccCTTCGGTTCCTTGTATAGGAAATCAGGATCAAAGA ATTAGCTTCTCTTCTCAGCAAGAGATGCTGTCACCAACACTCTCAGCAGGTAGTTTGCTAACTTCTTCTGGAAACTCTTCTTCAAATGGACCAGTAGTCTCAAGTAAAACAAGAATAAGATGGACTCAGGAACTTCATGAGAAGTTTGTTGAGTGTGTGAATCGCCTTGGAGGTGCTGAGA AAGCAACGCCAAAAGCTATATTAAGGCTGATGGAATCAGATGGATTGACCATTTTCCATGTCAAAAGTCATCTGCAGAAATATAGAATTGCCAAATACATGCCACaatcaactcaag GGAAATCTGAGAAACGAACCAATGTAGAGAATGTGCATCTTGATGCCAAAAC TGGCTTGCAAATCAGAGAGGCACTTCAGTTGCAGCTAGATGTTCAGAGGCGCCTTCATGAACAACTAGAG ATTCAGAGAAAACTACAGTTGAGGATTGAGGAACAAGGTAAGCAGCTGAAAATGATGTTTGACCAACAGCAGAAGACAAGTGACAGCAACTTGAGTACTCTGAATTTGGGCAATACAACTAATAATGATAGACCTATTAGTTCTAAAGATGTTCAGGTTTCAGTTTCCGAAGGATCTAAAAGATTATTTATTCCTTCCAACATAACTTAG
- the LOC106771329 gene encoding myb family transcription factor PHL5 isoform X3: MNEYKIDCVGRIQQSYGLNGDLSSEFGNCSSQCFDMASGGFEEESHIGQTKSSSSIISRFESPASAFYATEICMGFPQYDRLVGNPSLISQFSKINDVEFPLYQSPRQNLFLASLANQPAPNFELSNPLQAMLLSHVNSDQCVRSPEKSNKIPSGNFPGSSFLPIEQPKLFIDDAASPSVPCIGNQDQRDCCGSYNLPAAQISFSSQQEMLSPTLSAEATPKAILRLMESDGLTIFHVKSHLQKYRIAKYMPQSTQGKSEKRTNVENVHLDAKTGLQIREALQLQLDVQRRLHEQLEIQRKLQLRIEEQGKQLKMMFDQQQKTSDSNLSTLNLGNTTNNDRPISSKDVQVSVSEGSKRLFIPSNIT; encoded by the exons ATGAACGAGTACAAGATTGATTGTGTTGGACGGATTCAACAAAGCTATGGTCTAAATGGGGATTTGAGTTCAGAGTTTGGCAATTGTTCTAGTCAATGTTTTGATATGGCCAGTGGTGGATTTGAAGAGGAATCACACATAGGCCAAACCAAATCATCTAGCAGCATTATAAGCCGTTTTGAATCACCAGCTTCAGCCTTTTATGCAACAGAAATCTGCATGGGATTCCCACAATATGATAGACTAGTTGGTAACCCCTCTTTGATATCTCAATTCTCTAAGATCAATGATGTGGAATTCCCTTTGTATCAATCTCCAAGGCAAAACCTTTTCTTGGCTTCATTGGCAAACCAACCTGCCCCTAACTTTGAGTTGTCAAATCCCTTGCAAGCAATGCTCTTATCCCATGTGAATAGTGATCAATGTGTTAGATCTCCTGAAAAGTCTAATAAAATCCCATCTGGGAATTTCCCTGGCAGCAGTTTTCTTCCAATTGAACAACCCAAGTTGTTcattgatgatgctgcaagccCTTCGGTTCCTTGTATAGGAAATCAGGATCAAAGA GATTGTTGTGGCTCATACAATTTACCTGCTGCACAGATTAGCTTCTCTTCTCAGCAAGAGATGCTGTCACCAACACTCTCAGCAG AAGCAACGCCAAAAGCTATATTAAGGCTGATGGAATCAGATGGATTGACCATTTTCCATGTCAAAAGTCATCTGCAGAAATATAGAATTGCCAAATACATGCCACaatcaactcaag GGAAATCTGAGAAACGAACCAATGTAGAGAATGTGCATCTTGATGCCAAAAC TGGCTTGCAAATCAGAGAGGCACTTCAGTTGCAGCTAGATGTTCAGAGGCGCCTTCATGAACAACTAGAG ATTCAGAGAAAACTACAGTTGAGGATTGAGGAACAAGGTAAGCAGCTGAAAATGATGTTTGACCAACAGCAGAAGACAAGTGACAGCAACTTGAGTACTCTGAATTTGGGCAATACAACTAATAATGATAGACCTATTAGTTCTAAAGATGTTCAGGTTTCAGTTTCCGAAGGATCTAAAAGATTATTTATTCCTTCCAACATAACTTAG